The sequence GTCAACGGTTGCGTATAGCTCAGATGCCGGGTCTTCTGCGCCATTCTCATGAAGAAAAAAGCTGTCTGAGGTGATCCTACTTTCGTCATCGGAAAAATGTAGAAGGTTTTCCCACTCTTCTATGTTCTGAATATCTTGTTCCCCACAGAGAGGACGCGATAACAACAGCAGCCCTATGAAAAACAGAAAAGAAAGCTTAACAACATTTTTAATCATTTTAAACCCGATATGCGACCTATTACATAAAAAAAAGTACAACCTGCCTAATGCAAGTTGTACTTTTATCTTGTAACATACTTTTTAATTTAAGATAAGTCCTTTGTCCTCTTTAGGAACTCTATAGGATCTTTCGACTTTGACAACCACTCTAGAACTTTGTCTTCATTAACTTTAGAGGCGCCATACTCAGCATTGAGCAAATAAAGCAAAGTTCTCATCTCTTCGCTGTTTTTGTCCTGCTTGACCTTATAGTATTCTCTAACGATGAAAGACGTTAAGTCCTGTTGGCTATCGCTGTCAGTCTTACCATAATTAAAAGTTCACTTTTTGCTTTCTTTTTCTAGGTTGAAGAAAAGCTTGTTTGGCTCATATTCGAAAGCAGCACCGGTAATTAAGTCTGTAGTACTGTAATCCCAGAAAAAATCTAGAAGAGTAACTGGATCAAAATTCTTATTTAATGGTAAAGTTTGAGTGGCATAACCATCTTTCTTAACCATAATGGAGCTATATTTGTTTTTCTTCAAATTAACGGCAAAAGGTGTCTTACCAAATAGCAGGCCATCAATATAAACTTCTGCTCCATCAATATTACTCTCAAATGTTATTGTCTGGTCCGTTCCCTTAATGATCGAAGCAAAACTTGTTGTCATAACAACTACTG is a genomic window of Waddliaceae bacterium containing:
- a CDS encoding PEGA domain-containing protein is translated as MKKFIKKLSAVCAVLAVVVMTTSFASIIKGTDQTITFESNIDGAEVYIDGLLFGKTPFAVNLKKNKYSSIMVKKDGYATQTLPLNKNFDPVTLLDFFWDYSTTDLITGAAFEYEPNKLFFNLEKESKK